The Chloroflexota bacterium genomic sequence GGGCAAACTCGGTGGTGCTAAAGTTGAACACCTCGAAGAATACCAGGGCCGTCAAAATCAACAAGCCGAACATCTGCCCCCGCCGCAGGGGGAACTGTTGCCACGGCAAACGCATCTTCTCCATTTCACCAACCTCCTGGGGGAAAAACGGTGTGGAAAGACGGCTTTATTGTAGAACAGATGTTCTCTTTTGTCAAGCAAAAAAAGGACGGACGGCGCGCTGCCGCCCGTCAGGGTTTCCTGGCATCTTCAGCCGCAATGTGCTCAAGGCTGCGGCGTTGGGGAGGGAGAAGGGGTGGGCGTCGGGGTGGCCGCCTGCTTCTCGTTTGCCAGGGTGCGGCAAATCTGCCGGTTTTCTCGCACAATGCTGCTCAGCACGGGGTCGGCAGGGTACGTGCGCTCCACCTTATCCAACACCGGCAGCGCCTCGTTACAACGATCCAGCGCCGCCAGCACCGAGCCATAACTCACATAGTAAAAGCCCACCGTGCGGTCAGTCAGCGGCAGCGGCTGCACTGCTGTACCCTTGAGATGGTCGAAGCCCACGAAACGCTTCTGCAGATCTTTGATGATCGCGCCGGTTTCTTCAGCCGTACAGCCCTCCACTGCACATTTCAATACCGGCACCGCACCCTCGTAATTACGGGCTTTGATGTAAATAATACCCAGTTCCGCGTAGGTATTCGGATTAGTGGGATCCATCAACAAGGCCCGCTCGGCGTTGCGCGCTGCGATGAAAAACTGCCCCATTTGAGCATAGGTTTTGGCAATAGCGATGTAGGGCGTTGGGTCATTGATTCCCAACCGTTGATTGATTTTCGCGGCCTGGTCAAAAAAGTCCAGCGCCTTTTGGTAAAGGGCTTTGCGATAGGCCTCACTGGCTTCCGCTGAACCACCCAGGTGCCGATAAATCAGCCCCGCCCGCAGGTAGAAAAAGGTGAGGTTGGGCGCTAACTGGATGGCCTTCTCGTATTCCTGAATAGCCTTGTTGTATTGGCCTAAGGTTTCCAACACCGCGGCATACACCCGGTGGGTATCCAGCAAATCGGGGCCATATTGCACTGCCAGTTCGGCAAAGCGATTGGCCTGAAGCCATTTTTGCTGGTCCAACAGCACTTCGGCATCATAGGCCAGGGCCAGCGGGTCGTTTTTCGCGAGCACGAGCGCGCGGGCCGCCTCGCTCTCCGCTTCAGCCAGCCAGCGGTCAGATTCCTCAACCGAGGCCAGGTTCGAAGTAGCCAGCCAGTCCAGGGCAAAAGCGCGCACGGCATGGGCGCGTGGGTCGTCAGGGGCAACTTCCACCGCCTTGTTCGCGGAAGCCAGGGCTTCTTGCCGCCGCACGAATTTTTGCTCGTCGGTGGGGAGCAAAGCCGAGGAATACACCTGCACGCGCGCCAGTTCTGCCCACAACTGACCGTTGCGCGGGTCCAGGCGCGTGGCCATCTTGTAAGCCTGAATGGCCGCGTCGAGGTTGCCGGCAATAAACTGAGCATTGCCCTCTTCCGCCCAAGAAACTGCGCTGCGGGTCGGCGTAGGGGTGGGGGCAAACAAATCAGGCCGTGGCACCCGCCCGGAAAGCAGTCCCCAATCGAGGGCGATGCCCAGCAAAGCCAACACGAGATAGAGCAGCACCCGCCCGGGGCGGGAATGCGGCTCTTGGTCGGCAAAATGAATGTCGTCGCCGCGAAGTTCCATAGCCGGGTTTCCTACGGTGCAGGGGTAGCGGTCGCCGCAGTGCCGGTCCCCGTTGCTGCGGGGGTCGGCGTGGTCGCCGCTTGGGCGCTACACTGGCTGATGCCCTGGTGCGCGTTGTAAACTGCTGCTTCGTCAGTAGGCACCCCGGCCAAAATAGCCTGGAAAACTGGGAGGGCCTCATCGCAACGGCCAATCTTGACCAGCGCGAGGCCGTAAACGCTGTAATAGTCAGCCACGCGGCCGTAGTCCAGCGGTAAGCCTTTCACAATTACACCATCTTTCGTCGTGCCGCCTTTGACAGCCAGCGCCAATTCCTTCACTGCGTCGGTGTATTTGCCATTTTTGTAGAGAATCAGGCCATAGTTCCCGTGCATATAAGGGTTGCCGGGGGCTTCCTCAGCAGCCTTTGCCGCGTATTGCAGCGCCCGGCCATATTGCCCTTGCAAGGCATAAGTCGTGGCAATGTAGGCATCGGGCATGGGGTCTGCCGGGTTGAGGGCATTGGCACGCGAAAACTCGTCAATGGCATCGTTGTAATCTCCCTGGGCACGGTAAAGCAACCCCAGGGTAATGTGCAGGCTGGGGATGTTATCGTTGATTGCCAAAGCCGCTTTGTACTCTTCCACAGCCCGCTTGTAAAGGCCCTCGGCAAAGAGCACGTAGCCGTAAATCTGGCGCACTTCCAGGTCACTGGGGGCAATAGCCAGCGCCTTACGAAGCTCCTCATCAGCCTTGGGGTAAAGCTCCTGGTCAGCATAAAGCGCAGCCAGGAAGGCATGAGCCAGGGCGTCGTTGGGGTCAAGTTCCAGCGCCCGTTGCAGCTCGGTCTGTGCCTCAACATCGTTGCCAAGTTTGTAGAGGGCATAGCCGCGCAGCGCGTGGGCACGGGCATAATCGGGGTTGAGCAAAAGAGCATTCTCGGCGCTTGTCAGCGCAGCCGCATATTGCCCGGCCAGCAACTGGATGCGCGCCAGAGCAGCGTGCAGGGAAGGCTTATCGGGGTTGTGCAAAATGGCCTGTTGGTAAGCCTGGATGGCGACTTCCAGTTGCCCTTTGCGGAAAGCCTCCTGGGCCTTGGTGAGATAGGCTTCAGGGTTAATGGTCGGGGTAGGCGTCGGCACAAAAGGCTTTGGCATTGCCGGCACCACGACCTGATTGACGTAAACCATCACCGCGATCAACAGCAGCAGCACCAGCAAGCGAATGGGATTGCTGCGGCGGCGCTGCTTGCGGCGCATACTCCACTTACTTCCATGTAGTTCCATAGGCTCCATCATAACCCGCTTGAGGGTAAGCGTCAAGCAAGGCAGAATCGCACGAGGCCAGTCCTTATCTGGCTTTAACAAAAAAGCCCCCCGGCAACACCGAGGGGAAGGTGACCCATGCAGGACTCGAACCTGCAACCAAGGGCTATGGTTTTCTAGGGATTATGCTCTCTGATGGAAGGTACTGCTGGAAGTCCTCTATGGTAAGCGCCCGCGTGTAACGCTCTACCATGTCCAGCCCCTCCCATCCGCCAGCCAGTTGCACAAGGCGCGAGGGCGCGCCGGCGCGAATGGCAAGGGTAGCAAAGGTGCGCCTGAAATCGTGGGGGCTAATCAATCCTATCCCCGCCTGTTTGCCCAATTTCCGAAAGATGATTTTCAGGCCGCTGGGGGTAAGCGATGTACCTGGCTTTTTGCCCCCAATAGACACAAAGACCGTTTGTGTTCCCTCGCTCGCCTCCCGTGCTTCAAGCCAGGCGCGTAACGCTTCTTCTGTTGGCTCCCCAAAAATGCAGGTGCGCCACTTGCCGCCTTTGGCGAGCACTGAAAGGCGGCGGGCTTCCAGGTCTAAAAAGCGCATCTCCAACCGGCACACCTCAGACGCCCGCAGGCCGGTGTCCAGTAAGAGCAGGATTAGTGCGCGGTTGCGCTTTCCAATGGGGGTATCAGGAAGGATTGCCAGCAAACGAGTAATTTGCTCGGGTGTGAGAGTGCGCTGGGGTTTGCCCCGTTCTTTGCGCTGGAAACGGTATCGCAGGGCAGGGTGCAATTCGCCATGCCGCCAGCGCAGGAAATTCCGCACCGCGATATAGGCCAGCCAGCGCATGTTTTCACCCCAACTTTCGTGCCCTTCCAGCCACCGCTTGAACTCAATGGCCGTGAGGGTGGACGTGTCGGCGACGTCTTCCAGAAACAGCGTCAGGACGCGGCGGTAACTGGCTTCAGTGGCTACGCTCCAAGAGTGAGTGGCGAAGAAATCGTCAAGTATCCGCATTGGTTTCCTCCTTGCTCTTGGTGGTAATTCCCCCAAACGTACCACCCTTTTTACAATTGCTTTGTTGACAGGGGAAATCATGTCGCACAATTCGGCTATAATAGGAAGCAGGAGGTGAGTCATGTCTAATCCATGCAATGATCAATTTTCTCTTTCTATCAAGCCACAACTGCTCTCGTGGCTTCAAAAGGCTAAAAGGGCCTCAAAGGGACGTTTCGTAGTTTATTCCGCAGTTTTTGGAGTGTTAGAAGCAATACGCGAGCACGGTTGGCCAATAGCCCGCTCATACTACGTAAGCAAGGGCAACCAAATCCGGATGAACAAGCACAAATTTGAGAAAGTGCTTACACGCGCCCTCGGGCCAAAACGCACTGCCCTTCTAAAAGTACCAAGAGAAGGCGGCAGAACAACACGCAGCACCCCAGCAGTAGCAGATAAATTCGTGGACTGGCTGAAGTCCGTCTTCCCACCCGAATTAGACAGTGAAACGGCGAAAGATTATGCCGATTGCTTGGAACTTTTTGCTTCAGAAGATTTTGAACAATTCATGCTTTCACAGGCGGGCATCTCTGTTCCCAAGCCGTCCCCTCAATTTCCGCTTTCTGAATTTGTGCAAAAAATCATTGAAAAGGCAGGCAACAAGCGAGGGGCAGTTATTCACCACTTGGTTGGGGCTAAACTCGCTATCAGATTAGGGCAAAGCGACGAGCTGGAGCCGCGCCCCTATACAGCAGCAGACAAGCAAATCGACGTGCCCGGAGACTATTGGTACCGCAATACAGCCTTCCACGTCACGGCCGCGCCGTCAGGGGAACTTCTGAAAAAATGCCAGGATAACCTTGCCAAAGGTTGGAGAGTGTGGATAATTACGCTGCGAGAGGGCGTGGAGACAGCCAGAATATTGGCAAAAGACCTGGACGCGAAATTAGCAAAAAACATACAAGTAGTATCCGTGCCAGAGTTTGTAGGGCAGAACCTTGAGGAAATTGGCGCTTTTGCGTCTGACAATATCGCTCAACAAGCAGAAAGATTACTTCAGGAGTACAATGATAGAATAGACAAAGCAGAAGACGGCGACCCTACTCTAAAAATAATTTTTGGCTCCTGAAACTTGCTTCATGACGAGGCGTTATGAGTATTAGCGCGAACGGCATTCAGTTTACAGTAGCAGAATATTTTGCAGGTATTGGGCTGGTGCGCATGGGATTGGAACGTTGCG encodes the following:
- a CDS encoding tetratricopeptide repeat protein, yielding MELRGDDIHFADQEPHSRPGRVLLYLVLALLGIALDWGLLSGRVPRPDLFAPTPTPTRSAVSWAEEGNAQFIAGNLDAAIQAYKMATRLDPRNGQLWAELARVQVYSSALLPTDEQKFVRRQEALASANKAVEVAPDDPRAHAVRAFALDWLATSNLASVEESDRWLAEAESEAARALVLAKNDPLALAYDAEVLLDQQKWLQANRFAELAVQYGPDLLDTHRVYAAVLETLGQYNKAIQEYEKAIQLAPNLTFFYLRAGLIYRHLGGSAEASEAYRKALYQKALDFFDQAAKINQRLGINDPTPYIAIAKTYAQMGQFFIAARNAERALLMDPTNPNTYAELGIIYIKARNYEGAVPVLKCAVEGCTAEETGAIIKDLQKRFVGFDHLKGTAVQPLPLTDRTVGFYYVSYGSVLAALDRCNEALPVLDKVERTYPADPVLSSIVRENRQICRTLANEKQAATPTPTPSPSPTPQP
- a CDS encoding tetratricopeptide repeat protein, with amino-acid sequence MMEPMELHGSKWSMRRKQRRRSNPIRLLVLLLLIAVMVYVNQVVVPAMPKPFVPTPTPTINPEAYLTKAQEAFRKGQLEVAIQAYQQAILHNPDKPSLHAALARIQLLAGQYAAALTSAENALLLNPDYARAHALRGYALYKLGNDVEAQTELQRALELDPNDALAHAFLAALYADQELYPKADEELRKALAIAPSDLEVRQIYGYVLFAEGLYKRAVEEYKAALAINDNIPSLHITLGLLYRAQGDYNDAIDEFSRANALNPADPMPDAYIATTYALQGQYGRALQYAAKAAEEAPGNPYMHGNYGLILYKNGKYTDAVKELALAVKGGTTKDGVIVKGLPLDYGRVADYYSVYGLALVKIGRCDEALPVFQAILAGVPTDEAAVYNAHQGISQCSAQAATTPTPAATGTGTAATATPAP
- a CDS encoding DUF4928 domain-containing protein; the encoded protein is MSNPCNDQFSLSIKPQLLSWLQKAKRASKGRFVVYSAVFGVLEAIREHGWPIARSYYVSKGNQIRMNKHKFEKVLTRALGPKRTALLKVPREGGRTTRSTPAVADKFVDWLKSVFPPELDSETAKDYADCLELFASEDFEQFMLSQAGISVPKPSPQFPLSEFVQKIIEKAGNKRGAVIHHLVGAKLAIRLGQSDELEPRPYTAADKQIDVPGDYWYRNTAFHVTAAPSGELLKKCQDNLAKGWRVWIITLREGVETARILAKDLDAKLAKNIQVVSVPEFVGQNLEEIGAFASDNIAQQAERLLQEYNDRIDKAEDGDPTLKIIFGS